The Iamia sp. SCSIO 61187 genomic sequence ACCTCGTGCGGCCGAGGGCACGGGCCGGCCGATGCCGTCGGCCGGCCTTCTCGACGTCAGTCGGTGCCGGGCCGGCGGCGGTCCTCGGGGGTGCCGGGGTCGGTGGCGCCGGGTGGCAGGGCCCGGGCGATCTCCTCGGCGGTGGGCTCGCGGTGGCGGCGGGCGGCCGCCGGGAGGAGGTCGACGATGGCGGCCATCATCCGGCGGGTGTCGGCGTCGAGGCTCCGGTACTTGAGGTCGACCGGCGGCCCGACCCGGATCCGCACGGTGGGCGGGTCGGTGATGTTGGTGACGTTCGGGAACCGGGAGCTGCGGGGCCACACCCGCTCGGTCCCCCACAGGCCGACGGGGATGACCGGCGCCTTGGTCATCTTGGCCAGCTTGGCCGCACCCCACCGGCCGGTGAGCTCGGGGTCGTAGAAGGCCCGCCCCCGGGGGATCGTGCCCTGGGGCATGATCGCCACCGCCTCGCCGGCGTCGAGCGCCTCGGCCGCGGCCTTGAGGGGCTCGTCGGAGCCCGTCCCCCGGTCGACCCGGATGCCGCCCATGGCCGTGGCGATCTGGCCGACGATCGGGGCGTCGAAGACCTCCTTCTTCCCCAGGAAGCGCAGGGGCCGCCCGACCTTGGCGATGGTGAAGCCGATGGCGAGGGGGTCGAAGTAGCTCCGGTGGTTGCCCACCAGGATCAGCGGGCCGTCGTGGGGGATGCGCTCGGTGCCCTGGATGTCGAACCGGGCCCACGGGAACAGCGCCGGCTGGGCGAGGATCTGGAGGGCCCGCTGGGGCTCGACGCCGGCCACCTTGGGCACGCCGGCGGGGACGTCGAAGTGCATGCTCGGCCAGCGGCGGACGGCGGCGATGACGCGCAGCCGGGGATCGGGGTTGACCGCCGTGGGGTGGGCGACGGCCGAGAGGAGGGGCAGGTCGTAGATGCTGTCGGAGTAGGCCCAGCTCCGGGCCACGTCGACCCCGTTGTCGGCCGCCCAGTCCCGCGCCGCGGCCAGCTTGCCCGGCCCCCAGACGAAGTGGCCGTCGACGGTGCCGTCGTAGGCCCCCTCGCGCTCGCCGTAGCGGGTGGCGATGACGTGGTCGATGCCGATGGCCTTCGCCAGCGGGGCGACCAGGTCGTAGGGGGAGGTGGTGGCCATGACCACGAGGCGTCCGGCGGCGTGGTGCTCGTCGATCAGCAGCCGGGCGTAGGGCAAGACGTCGTCGGCCAGGCGCTCGGCCACGACCTCGCCCGCCTCCTGCACGACGGCGCGGTCCCAGCCCCCGGCCAGGCGGGCGGCCTGGCGGGTGAGCAGCATCGACGGCAACGTCTCCCCCACCACGTCGAAGAGCCGGTAGACGAGGTTCTCGCCCGGGATGGGCCGGTCGGGGATGACCCCCGCACCGCGGAGGGCCTCGGTGATGACGGGGCCGCTCGCCCCCCCGAGGAGGGTGCGGTCGAGGTCGAAGAAGGCAGCCTCACGCGTTCGGGTCATCGGGGCGACTGTAGGTCCGTCGCCCGCAGCGTGTGGGTCCGGCCGACGACACCTGGGGTCAGACCCCAACTGTCCGCGGAGGGGCCAGACTCCCGGCGTGGACCTGCGCCAGCTCGCCGCCCTCGCCGCCGTCGCCGACCACCGCTCGTTCTCGGCCGCGGCCCGCGCCCTCCACACCGTGCAGTCCAACGTGTCGAGCCACGTGGCCAAGCTGGAGCGGGAGCTCGGCGTCGAGCTGGTCGACCGGGCCACCGGCGACCTCACCGACGAGGGCCGGCTGGTCGTCGAGCGGGCCCGCCGGGTGCAGACCGAGGTCGACGCCGTGGTCTCGGACCTGGCCGCCCACGCCGGCACGATCACCGGGCGGGTGCGGCTGGGGATGATCGGCACGGTCGGGGCCTGGGTGCTCCCCCACCTGATCCCGGCCCTGGCGACCGGGCAGCCCGGCATCCACATCGTGATCGTCGACGCCACCACCACGTCCCTGCTCCCGCAGGTCGTGGCCGGCACGCTCGACGCCGCCGTCGTGAACCTCCCGATCACCGACCCCGACCTGCGGGCCGAGCCGCTGTTCGAGGAGGAGCGGGTCGTCCTGGCCCCGCCCGGCCACGCCCTCGCCCGGCGCAAGCGGGGCCGCATCGCCCTGGCCGAGCTCTCCCGCCACCAGCTGCTCCTCGAGCCGCCGGGCACCGCGTTCCGCGACGACCTCGACGCCGCCGCCGACCGGGCCGGCATCAGCCTGACCGCGCTGGCCGAGGTCGACGGGATGCGGGCCCTCGCCGCCCTGGCCCAGGAGGGGTTCGGCGCCGCCGTCCTCCCGGCCACGGCGGCGCCGATCCCCCCGCCGCTCGGCTGGCGCCGGCTCGAGATCACCGGGCTCGGCCCCCGGACGGTGGGTCTGGCCACCAGCCGCCGATCCCGCCCGTCGGCACCGGCCCGCGCCGTGATCGACGCCGTCCGCCACGTCCTCCACACCGAGGGCCCCGGCCGACCGGGGGTCCGCATCCTCGATCCGGGCGACCCGGAGAGAAGCTGACGCAGCGGGTCCCGGATGGCCCCTGGTCGCCACTACATTGGCGACGCAGACGACGACAGCGAGGACGACGGCGTGGCCGAGAGCGTGACGATCACCGACAACCGCACGGGCGAGTCGATCGAGATCCCGATCGTCGACGGGGGTGTCGACTCCGCGCAGTGGAAGAAGCTCCTCGGCAACACCTGGTTCTACGACCCGGCCTACACCCAGACGGCGGCCACCTCGTCGGCGATCACCGAGATCGACGGCGACGCCGGGATCCTCCGCTACCGGGGGTACCCCATCGAGCAGCTGGCCGAGAAGAGCAGCTACCTCGAGGTCGCCTACCTCCTGATCTTCGGCGAGCTGCCCACCCCCGAGCAGTTCGAGCCGTGGGTGCACGACATCACGTACCACACGTTCATCCACGAGAACGTCCGCAAGCGCTTCCTCGAGGGCTTCCACCACGACGCCCACCCGATGGGCATGCTGGTCTCGGCCATCGCCGCCCTGTCGACCTTCTACCCCGACGCCAAGAGCATCGAGGACGAGGACAACCGCTACCGCCAGACGGTGCGCCTCATCGCCAAGATGCCGACCCTGGCGGCGGCCTGCCACCGCTTCAGCGTCGGCCAGCCGTTCGTCTACCCCGACAACAGCCTCGGCTTCACGGCCAACTTCCTGTCGATGATGTGGAAGATCGCCGAGCCCCGCTACGAGGCCAACTACGCCCTGGCCCACGCCCTCGACACGCTGTTCATCCTCCACGCCGACCACGAGCTCAACTGCGGCACGGCCACGATGCGGATGATCGGGTCGTCGAACTCCGACCCCTACTCCGCCGCCGCCGGCGCCGCCGCCGCCCTCTACGGCCCCCGCCACGGCGGTGCCAACGAGGCCGTCATCCGCATGCTCACCCAGATCGGCTCGGTCGACGAGGTCCCCGCCTTCGTCGAGGCCGTCAAGGAGGGCAAGGGCAAGCTCCAGGGCTTCGGTCACCGGGTGTACAAGAACTACGACCCCCGGGCCCGGATCATCAAGCAGACCGCCGACGAGGTCTTCGAGATCACCGGCAAGAACCCGCTCCTCGACATCGCCCTCAAGCTCGAGGAGGTCGCCCTCAACGATGACTACTTCAAGAGCCGGAAGCTGTACCCGAACGTCGACTTCTACTCCGGGCTGATCTACCAGGCGATGGGCTTCCCCACCGAGATGTTCACGG encodes the following:
- a CDS encoding LysR family transcriptional regulator → MDLRQLAALAAVADHRSFSAAARALHTVQSNVSSHVAKLERELGVELVDRATGDLTDEGRLVVERARRVQTEVDAVVSDLAAHAGTITGRVRLGMIGTVGAWVLPHLIPALATGQPGIHIVIVDATTTSLLPQVVAGTLDAAVVNLPITDPDLRAEPLFEEERVVLAPPGHALARRKRGRIALAELSRHQLLLEPPGTAFRDDLDAAADRAGISLTALAEVDGMRALAALAQEGFGAAVLPATAAPIPPPLGWRRLEITGLGPRTVGLATSRRSRPSAPARAVIDAVRHVLHTEGPGRPGVRILDPGDPERS
- a CDS encoding HAD-IB family hydrolase, producing the protein MTRTREAAFFDLDRTLLGGASGPVITEALRGAGVIPDRPIPGENLVYRLFDVVGETLPSMLLTRQAARLAGGWDRAVVQEAGEVVAERLADDVLPYARLLIDEHHAAGRLVVMATTSPYDLVAPLAKAIGIDHVIATRYGEREGAYDGTVDGHFVWGPGKLAAARDWAADNGVDVARSWAYSDSIYDLPLLSAVAHPTAVNPDPRLRVIAAVRRWPSMHFDVPAGVPKVAGVEPQRALQILAQPALFPWARFDIQGTERIPHDGPLILVGNHRSYFDPLAIGFTIAKVGRPLRFLGKKEVFDAPIVGQIATAMGGIRVDRGTGSDEPLKAAAEALDAGEAVAIMPQGTIPRGRAFYDPELTGRWGAAKLAKMTKAPVIPVGLWGTERVWPRSSRFPNVTNITDPPTVRIRVGPPVDLKYRSLDADTRRMMAAIVDLLPAAARRHREPTAEEIARALPPGATDPGTPEDRRRPGTD
- a CDS encoding citrate synthase; the protein is MAPGRHYIGDADDDSEDDGVAESVTITDNRTGESIEIPIVDGGVDSAQWKKLLGNTWFYDPAYTQTAATSSAITEIDGDAGILRYRGYPIEQLAEKSSYLEVAYLLIFGELPTPEQFEPWVHDITYHTFIHENVRKRFLEGFHHDAHPMGMLVSAIAALSTFYPDAKSIEDEDNRYRQTVRLIAKMPTLAAACHRFSVGQPFVYPDNSLGFTANFLSMMWKIAEPRYEANYALAHALDTLFILHADHELNCGTATMRMIGSSNSDPYSAAAGAAAALYGPRHGGANEAVIRMLTQIGSVDEVPAFVEAVKEGKGKLQGFGHRVYKNYDPRARIIKQTADEVFEITGKNPLLDIALKLEEVALNDDYFKSRKLYPNVDFYSGLIYQAMGFPTEMFTVLFAIPRMAGWLAHWKELREQDQKIARPRQLYTGAPERAYVDIEER